In one Leptospira stimsonii genomic region, the following are encoded:
- a CDS encoding YjgN family protein: MQNENQKFSTDAKGEELFLIYLKNIFFTLITFGIYYFWAKVNTRKFVHRHVLFQGQRFDYHGTGKENFIGFLKGLGLILAGTIFVGGIYYIASLIGTWARFIVIIAVYLGLLYVIPYVSVGSRRYFLSRTSFNNIRFRFNGKVNELVKVFIPGALLSIVTLGIYSAWFINHLEKFYIEKSHLGNSDFQYEGNGKKLFFIYLKGIFFTPFTAGIYFFWFHANVHNYFWNHTKFQGISFRSELKGGTVFLNSLIAIFLVFFTLGIGVPWAYLRGLRILLESLTLESAPDLSSIQSVRDPNASALADGITEASEVIGSIFGN; this comes from the coding sequence ATGCAGAATGAAAATCAGAAATTCTCGACCGACGCGAAGGGCGAAGAACTTTTTCTCATTTATTTAAAGAATATTTTTTTTACCCTCATTACTTTTGGAATCTACTATTTCTGGGCAAAAGTGAACACGAGAAAGTTCGTGCATAGACACGTTCTCTTTCAAGGCCAACGTTTCGATTATCACGGAACCGGAAAGGAGAATTTTATAGGTTTTCTTAAGGGACTTGGACTGATTCTTGCGGGAACGATTTTCGTCGGCGGAATCTACTATATCGCTTCTCTCATCGGCACCTGGGCCAGGTTTATCGTAATCATCGCCGTCTATTTGGGTTTGTTGTACGTTATACCTTACGTCTCTGTCGGCTCCAGAAGATATTTCCTGAGCAGAACTTCGTTTAACAATATTCGATTTCGATTTAACGGAAAGGTAAACGAACTGGTAAAGGTTTTTATTCCCGGAGCTCTTCTTTCGATCGTTACGTTAGGAATTTATTCCGCTTGGTTTATCAATCATCTGGAAAAATTCTATATCGAAAAATCTCATTTAGGGAACTCAGACTTTCAATACGAAGGGAACGGGAAAAAACTATTCTTTATCTATCTCAAAGGAATCTTCTTTACACCGTTTACGGCCGGAATTTATTTCTTCTGGTTTCACGCAAACGTTCATAACTATTTCTGGAATCACACCAAATTTCAAGGTATATCTTTTCGTTCCGAGCTCAAAGGTGGAACCGTATTCCTAAATTCTCTCATCGCGATCTTTCTTGTATTTTTCACTCTCGGTATCGGAGTTCCTTGGGCCTATCTCAGAGGATTAAGAATTCTACTTGAATCCTTAACCTTAGAATCGGCTCCCGATCTTTCTTCGATCCAGAGCGTAAGAGATCCGAACGCAAGCGCTTTAGCGGACGGAATTACCGAAGCGAGCGAGGTGATCGGAAGTATTTTCGGCAACTAA
- a CDS encoding M48 family metallopeptidase, with amino-acid sequence MPDLYYDGNSALPVSGVLTPKETGMVFQSSDSPPKTFHFPYTQIRSLEKLGNEFRLELKSEEVGFDLILTFESKDKAKQIKKNQYKTFGDGFGGFLSRFLQLPNLYQIVIAGCLAFGIVFLLFTKLDRLYVLVPETADKSLGNLIGDRFEANYSECKNRKLKYGIETITKTILPKKRKGQYEIKILRSDDINAFALPGGKIYLLSGLIQESESPEEIAAILAHEISHVDQRHGVRQVIRLLGISVVIKLAIGLGFDDIGSLETITEIVNTLTILKYSREFEEEADQKAFEILKRSGVGVKGFIDFFEREEAKNISEKKERNKKHPKEEEKKNWDPAKILDWLSTHPDNQSRIQRAKDFSKGLKTERREIRMENWNRIRKSCSEST; translated from the coding sequence ATGCCCGATCTTTATTACGACGGTAATTCCGCCTTACCGGTCTCGGGAGTTCTAACTCCGAAAGAGACCGGTATGGTTTTCCAATCCTCGGATTCCCCTCCAAAAACATTCCATTTTCCTTATACTCAAATTCGATCCTTGGAAAAATTGGGAAACGAATTTAGACTCGAACTAAAAAGCGAGGAAGTAGGATTCGATTTGATTCTTACGTTCGAATCCAAAGACAAAGCGAAACAAATCAAGAAGAATCAATACAAAACGTTTGGAGACGGATTCGGAGGTTTTTTATCCAGATTCTTGCAACTTCCAAATTTATATCAAATCGTTATCGCAGGATGTTTGGCTTTTGGAATCGTATTTCTATTGTTTACGAAACTAGATCGACTGTATGTATTGGTTCCGGAAACCGCGGACAAATCCTTAGGGAACCTAATCGGCGATCGTTTCGAGGCAAACTACTCCGAATGCAAAAATCGCAAACTCAAATACGGAATCGAAACAATAACCAAAACCATTCTCCCCAAAAAAAGAAAAGGGCAATACGAAATTAAAATTCTGAGGAGCGATGATATCAATGCGTTCGCTCTTCCGGGAGGTAAAATTTATCTCCTCTCCGGATTGATTCAAGAATCGGAAAGTCCGGAAGAAATCGCCGCGATCCTTGCGCATGAAATTTCCCACGTCGATCAAAGACACGGAGTCCGCCAAGTCATACGACTTTTGGGAATTTCCGTCGTAATCAAACTGGCGATCGGACTCGGCTTTGACGATATCGGTTCCTTGGAAACGATTACGGAAATCGTGAACACGCTCACTATTCTAAAATATTCCAGAGAGTTTGAAGAGGAAGCGGATCAAAAAGCGTTCGAAATTCTCAAAAGATCGGGAGTGGGAGTGAAAGGGTTCATCGATTTTTTTGAAAGGGAAGAAGCCAAAAATATCTCCGAAAAAAAAGAACGGAACAAAAAACACCCGAAAGAGGAAGAGAAGAAGAATTGGGATCCGGCGAAGATCTTAGATTGGTTGAGCACACATCCGGATAATCAAAGTAGAATCCAAAGAGCAAAGGATTTTTCCAAAGGTCTCAAAACAGAAAGACGAGAGATTCGAATGGAAAATTGGAATCGGATAAGAAAGAGTTGTTCCGAATCTACTTGA
- a CDS encoding peroxidase family protein, with translation MLLVNFENEREISLPESSSAQSLLEISLSNGIPHTHACGGNARCSTCRVLVLENPSNLSEPEQKEKDLSQKKGFPDAVRLACQAKVLGDVRVRRIVLDDEDYNLTIPGSTAVSGEEKEIAILFSDIRDFTSFSESHLPYDVIHILNRYFYKMGDIVLKHGGKIDKYIGDGLMALFGVDGGSAEEICISALRAAKEMDLELYSLNEYLKSHFHISFRIGVGLHYGSCILGQLGHPANMSFTAIGDSVNMASRIESKTKKAGATVLISESFYQQVKDRVRKGRIFSTKLKGKTGDYKLYEIQEILKKASLNTWEEARNYLRKIILVRESGSWLKLIYHLSCLFDEDENWLGLSAALGFQNFRSLPENQDILSNLDRLIEAKENFIQKNGTSYSLADFLALAGAVALEKSGGPRITVSPGRKDQTISPVKQILPLAMLTQQDQLPCLGKMNLNVKDLVTISGARTIGWLGEESFTSNPYYFDNSYFHVLLKAGLEGPLLIPNDRELLKNDESRALVLEYALNQNKFFEDFSRTYLRLTA, from the coding sequence ATGCTCCTTGTTAATTTTGAGAACGAAAGAGAAATTAGTTTACCCGAAAGTTCTTCGGCTCAGAGCCTGTTAGAAATCAGCTTATCGAACGGAATTCCTCACACTCATGCATGCGGTGGAAATGCAAGATGTTCCACTTGTCGTGTTTTAGTTTTGGAGAATCCTTCCAATCTTTCCGAACCGGAACAAAAAGAAAAGGATCTGTCTCAAAAGAAAGGCTTTCCGGACGCGGTTCGACTTGCGTGCCAAGCCAAGGTTCTCGGCGACGTTCGAGTAAGAAGAATCGTGCTGGACGACGAAGACTACAATCTGACGATTCCGGGTTCGACCGCGGTCTCCGGTGAAGAAAAGGAAATTGCGATACTTTTTAGCGACATCCGTGACTTCACCAGTTTTTCGGAATCGCATCTCCCATATGATGTCATCCATATTCTCAATCGTTATTTTTACAAAATGGGAGACATCGTTTTAAAACACGGCGGTAAGATCGACAAATACATCGGCGACGGACTTATGGCTCTCTTCGGAGTGGACGGAGGTTCCGCCGAAGAAATTTGTATCAGCGCTTTGCGCGCGGCGAAAGAGATGGATCTGGAACTCTATTCTCTCAACGAATACCTGAAATCGCATTTTCACATTTCCTTTCGAATCGGAGTCGGACTACATTACGGAAGTTGTATATTAGGACAATTGGGACATCCGGCTAACATGTCTTTTACGGCGATCGGAGATTCCGTAAACATGGCGAGCAGAATCGAGTCAAAGACAAAAAAGGCAGGAGCGACCGTTCTCATTTCGGAATCGTTCTATCAACAAGTAAAGGATCGAGTTCGAAAAGGAAGAATCTTCTCCACGAAACTGAAAGGGAAAACGGGAGATTATAAACTCTACGAAATCCAGGAGATTCTAAAAAAAGCGAGTCTCAATACTTGGGAAGAAGCGAGAAATTATCTGCGAAAAATCATTCTCGTTCGCGAAAGCGGGAGTTGGTTAAAACTAATCTATCATCTTTCTTGTCTCTTCGACGAAGATGAAAACTGGTTGGGACTCAGCGCCGCCCTGGGCTTTCAAAACTTTCGATCCCTTCCCGAAAACCAGGACATCCTTTCAAATTTGGATCGGTTGATCGAGGCCAAAGAAAATTTCATCCAAAAAAACGGAACCTCTTATTCTCTCGCCGACTTTTTAGCGTTAGCCGGCGCGGTCGCTCTCGAAAAATCGGGAGGTCCAAGAATTACAGTCTCACCAGGAAGGAAGGATCAGACGATCTCTCCGGTGAAACAAATTCTTCCTTTGGCGATGTTGACTCAACAAGATCAGCTCCCCTGCCTTGGAAAGATGAATCTTAATGTGAAAGACTTGGTCACGATCTCCGGAGCTCGTACGATCGGTTGGTTGGGAGAGGAATCGTTCACCTCTAATCCGTATTATTTCGACAACAGCTATTTCCACGTCCTTTTAAAAGCGGGTCTGGAAGGACCCCTCTTAATTCCAAACGATCGAGAACTTTTAAAAAACGACGAGTCGAGAGCGCTTGTTTTAGAATACGCACTCAATCAAAACAAATTTTTCGAGGATTTTAGCAGAACGTATTTGCGACTCACGGCTTAG
- the hisC gene encoding histidinol-phosphate transaminase: MVQFQTTLNSLKSYEAGKPIELVVREFGIDPKDVIKLGSNENPFGCAPAVVKAVQDFASKMSYYPDDSYLDLKNALARKFDVTPDRIIPGNGSDQVLDFACRCVLGVGDSVLINRITFAMYRIYSLQCGAKVHSTETVPHDLDAFLDLAKIVKPKILFLCTPSNPVGDALSKSDVYEFLRRLSPETLVVIDAAYMEFGKQKDQNKFIPAKEVTDLFPNVFFTGTFSKVYGLGGMRIGYGIGSSELIKNIYKMRPPFSVTNLSALAATEALNNESHVENYLKSNLEELGRYEKFAKEESIEFIDSYANFITFFARKHGKSSTEIAQSLLRKGIILRDLKSYELNALRITIGRPEQNDKVLETLKTEFI, translated from the coding sequence ATGGTCCAGTTTCAAACGACACTCAATTCTCTTAAAAGCTACGAAGCAGGAAAACCAATCGAACTCGTGGTTCGCGAATTCGGAATCGACCCGAAGGACGTGATCAAACTCGGATCAAATGAGAATCCATTCGGTTGCGCTCCCGCGGTTGTCAAAGCAGTTCAAGACTTCGCTTCCAAGATGTCATATTATCCGGACGATTCTTATCTGGACTTGAAGAATGCACTCGCGAGGAAATTCGACGTTACGCCGGATCGGATCATTCCTGGAAACGGAAGCGATCAAGTTTTGGATTTTGCCTGCAGATGCGTTTTAGGAGTTGGCGATTCCGTCCTAATCAATCGAATCACATTTGCGATGTATCGCATCTACTCGCTTCAGTGCGGTGCAAAGGTTCATTCAACGGAAACGGTTCCTCATGACTTGGATGCATTCCTAGATCTTGCCAAAATCGTAAAACCCAAAATCCTATTCTTATGTACTCCGTCAAACCCAGTAGGAGACGCCCTTTCCAAATCGGATGTCTACGAATTTCTTCGGAGACTTTCACCGGAAACGTTAGTCGTTATTGACGCGGCCTATATGGAATTCGGAAAACAAAAGGACCAAAACAAGTTCATTCCGGCAAAAGAGGTAACGGATTTATTTCCGAACGTTTTTTTTACGGGTACATTTTCCAAGGTTTACGGCCTTGGCGGTATGAGAATCGGTTACGGAATCGGGAGTTCGGAGTTAATCAAGAATATCTACAAGATGCGTCCACCCTTCAGCGTGACCAATCTTTCGGCGCTCGCCGCCACCGAAGCCTTAAATAACGAAAGCCACGTCGAAAATTATCTCAAGAGCAATTTGGAAGAACTCGGACGTTACGAAAAATTCGCGAAAGAAGAAAGTATAGAATTCATCGACTCGTATGCGAACTTTATTACATTCTTTGCAAGAAAACACGGAAAGTCTTCTACGGAAATCGCGCAGTCACTTTTGCGAAAAGGAATCATCTTGAGAGATTTGAAAAGTTACGAACTGAACGCGCTTCGAATCACGATCGGAAGACCCGAACAAAACGATAAGGTTTTGGAGACTCTAAAAACGGAATTCATATAA
- the mutL gene encoding DNA mismatch repair endonuclease MutL produces the protein MGKIRELSPELINQIAAGEVIESAHSVVKELMENSMDAGATQVDIESKDGGLSLLRITDNGSGIDPEDLEPALKRHATSKIKDYGDLENVLSYGFRGEALASIASVSRLTLESGTKDRKTAWKIQSIGGKISEKEEIPGFTGTKILAEELFFNTPVRRKFLKSIRSEDKKIRDRVTTQALAREDIRFRLFQDGKEVYVLPARENKKDRIIDLFGENFRDHLLEVSLDRGGIKAFGYISDPDFYKSNRTGQFIFINGRPIEIKYSSVLLKKAYDELIPPNGHPYCFLFFEIDPSRVDVNVHPAKKEIRFLDEEGFNGFFLTLIQKELRSSTPVSFLELKKRLLRPTSDTFKSSSLYQAHSPAGNGQSPLLSRELFADVPRQEGFDLDRMGPGASLNALTDNVVKHSSFIPKKHFGVLFETFILAEAEDGFYIIDQHTAHERIRYEEVLRKLEKKNYGIQPLLTPIRIDVSKQEQEDILNRRKEYEEVGIFLDALGEDSVVLREIPAYMEPGQEKEIILDFLNRTEGKESSEPELYDLMAKCVACRSAIKKGDHLSDPILAEILNRLSYCENPSRCPHGRPTLVKLSRDDLERMFHRK, from the coding sequence ATGGGAAAAATCAGAGAACTAAGTCCCGAACTCATCAATCAAATCGCCGCAGGAGAGGTTATCGAGTCGGCACATTCCGTCGTAAAAGAACTCATGGAAAACTCCATGGATGCCGGAGCGACACAAGTCGATATCGAATCCAAAGACGGCGGCCTTTCCTTATTGAGAATCACGGACAACGGCTCCGGAATCGATCCGGAAGATTTGGAACCGGCCCTGAAAAGACACGCCACAAGTAAGATCAAAGACTACGGAGATCTGGAAAACGTTTTGAGTTACGGGTTTAGAGGGGAGGCGCTCGCTTCCATCGCCTCCGTGTCCCGCCTAACATTGGAAAGTGGGACGAAGGACCGAAAGACTGCGTGGAAGATTCAATCCATAGGCGGTAAAATTTCCGAAAAAGAGGAAATTCCCGGTTTTACCGGAACCAAAATTCTTGCAGAAGAGTTATTCTTCAATACTCCGGTTCGAAGAAAGTTTCTTAAATCGATTCGTTCCGAAGATAAAAAGATTCGGGATCGCGTGACAACACAAGCGCTGGCGAGAGAAGACATTCGTTTTCGTCTCTTTCAGGACGGAAAGGAAGTTTATGTTCTTCCCGCGAGAGAAAACAAAAAGGATCGAATCATCGATCTTTTTGGCGAAAACTTTCGAGATCATCTTTTGGAAGTAAGTTTGGATCGAGGTGGAATCAAAGCTTTCGGTTATATCAGCGATCCGGATTTTTACAAGTCCAATCGAACCGGTCAGTTTATCTTTATCAACGGACGTCCGATCGAGATCAAATATAGTTCGGTGCTTTTAAAAAAAGCGTATGACGAACTCATTCCACCGAACGGTCATCCGTATTGTTTTTTATTTTTTGAAATCGATCCTTCGAGAGTCGACGTCAACGTTCATCCGGCAAAAAAGGAAATTCGTTTTTTGGACGAAGAAGGATTCAACGGATTTTTTTTAACGCTCATACAAAAGGAGCTTCGTTCCAGTACACCGGTCAGCTTTTTAGAATTGAAAAAACGTCTTTTGAGGCCAACCTCCGATACGTTCAAAAGCAGTTCTCTTTATCAAGCGCATTCTCCGGCTGGAAACGGACAAAGTCCTCTTTTGAGCAGGGAACTTTTTGCGGACGTTCCTCGTCAGGAAGGTTTCGATTTGGATCGGATGGGACCAGGGGCTTCTCTGAACGCTCTGACCGACAACGTCGTAAAACATTCTTCCTTTATTCCGAAAAAACATTTCGGCGTTTTGTTTGAGACCTTTATTCTCGCGGAAGCAGAGGACGGTTTTTATATCATCGACCAGCACACCGCGCACGAAAGGATTCGTTACGAAGAAGTTTTGAGAAAACTCGAAAAGAAAAATTACGGAATCCAGCCTCTTCTGACTCCGATTCGAATCGACGTTTCCAAACAGGAACAGGAAGACATTTTAAATCGAAGAAAAGAATATGAGGAAGTCGGAATATTCTTGGACGCCTTAGGAGAGGACAGCGTCGTACTTCGCGAAATTCCCGCTTATATGGAGCCGGGTCAGGAAAAAGAAATCATTCTCGATTTTTTAAACCGAACCGAAGGAAAGGAATCCAGCGAACCAGAGTTATACGATTTGATGGCGAAATGTGTGGCTTGTCGTTCGGCGATCAAAAAAGGAGATCATCTTTCCGATCCGATTCTCGCCGAAATTCTGAACCGCTTGAGTTATTGTGAAAATCCTTCCCGTTGTCCTCACGGACGACCAACCTTAGTTAAGTTGAGCAGAGATGACCTCGAAAGAATGTTCCACAGAAAATGA
- a CDS encoding response regulator — MDKAILFVDDEALILMSMKSQVKRHLGDGYRYETALDAGEAWQIIEELVHEDVRILVIISDWLMPNVKGDEFLRQVHSKYPEIQKVIVTGHADDSSIEALKKEINLRSYLKKPWDERELVSTITTALQG; from the coding sequence TTGGATAAGGCAATTCTTTTTGTAGACGATGAAGCTCTGATTCTTATGAGCATGAAATCTCAGGTGAAACGTCATCTTGGAGACGGCTACCGGTACGAAACGGCGTTAGACGCTGGCGAGGCTTGGCAAATCATAGAAGAGCTGGTTCACGAAGACGTCCGAATTTTGGTCATCATTTCCGATTGGTTGATGCCGAACGTAAAAGGGGACGAATTCTTAAGACAGGTTCACAGCAAATATCCTGAAATCCAGAAAGTGATCGTTACAGGTCACGCGGACGATTCCTCCATTGAAGCGTTAAAAAAGGAAATCAATCTTCGTTCTTATCTTAAAAAACCTTGGGATGAAAGAGAATTGGTTTCAACGATCACCACCGCCTTACAGGGATAA
- a CDS encoding YqaA family protein, which yields MTSKECSTENEEVPGKEPDRVVRKLFRQTLVGIVILVLGVVFLARVFPEPVLNFSQKFIEITGVFGVGIGILLADSLHVFIPPDVFLMIAVAGKLNSILVIVSASIGSLIGGTISYLTGRILLPKIQGVASFVKKHEQKLEHYLHRYGFWAVVLAALTPLPYSWVSLAAGAMKMRYLLFFQGCLFRIPRFIVFYYLIQFGWVGGGM from the coding sequence ATGACCTCGAAAGAATGTTCCACAGAAAATGAAGAAGTTCCGGGAAAAGAACCGGATCGAGTCGTTCGTAAATTATTTCGTCAAACGTTAGTCGGAATCGTGATTCTCGTTTTGGGAGTTGTTTTTCTTGCGAGAGTATTTCCGGAACCGGTGTTGAACTTCTCCCAAAAGTTCATCGAGATCACGGGCGTTTTCGGCGTCGGAATCGGAATTCTTCTCGCGGATTCCTTACACGTTTTTATTCCGCCGGACGTATTTTTGATGATCGCGGTCGCAGGTAAATTGAATTCCATTTTGGTTATCGTTTCCGCGTCGATCGGAAGCCTCATAGGAGGAACAATCTCCTATCTTACCGGTAGAATTCTTCTGCCAAAGATCCAAGGTGTTGCGAGTTTTGTAAAGAAGCACGAGCAAAAGTTAGAACACTACTTACATCGTTACGGATTTTGGGCTGTGGTTTTGGCGGCTCTGACACCGCTTCCGTATTCTTGGGTTTCTCTCGCGGCGGGTGCAATGAAAATGAGATATCTTCTTTTTTTTCAGGGTTGTCTTTTTCGAATTCCTCGGTTTATAGTATTCTATTATCTGATCCAATTCGGTTGGGTCGGAGGCGGAATGTAA
- a CDS encoding replication-associated recombination protein A, whose amino-acid sequence MSDLFTKKPIPPLAHKIRPSSFEEVIGQSRATKQLVNYRSPVSIILYGPPGTGKSTLAGILCRRWNLPFVEYNAVSTGVAEIKKLLERAEREGTILLFLDEIHRFSASQQDSLLKGVETGHLVLIGATTENPAFRITRPLLSRCQILKIEPLSLEEQSSLLERGLSNLSPPIRLTEDAKDTLIRFSGGDGRKLLSNLEGISFSFPPESEISKTDIEEYLESRVIEYDKSGESHYDVISAFIKSVRGSDPDAALYYLAVLLEGGEDPLFIMRRLIILASEDIGNASVNGLPLAVSGLHALEAIGMPEGRLILAHVTTFLASCPKSNASYRGIGAALSFVREHGTAIKIPNRLRNAPTFLHKKEGASQGYLYPHDFGGFKEQNYFPDEIAEKPPRFYFPTGNGMELKLKEYLEKVWEKASWKKGS is encoded by the coding sequence TTGAGCGACCTCTTTACGAAAAAACCGATTCCTCCTTTAGCGCACAAGATTCGACCGTCTTCTTTCGAGGAAGTGATCGGGCAATCCCGTGCCACCAAACAACTCGTAAATTATCGTTCTCCGGTTTCGATCATTCTCTACGGTCCTCCCGGAACCGGCAAATCGACGTTAGCCGGAATTCTTTGTAGAAGATGGAATCTTCCTTTCGTGGAATACAACGCGGTTTCCACCGGCGTCGCCGAAATAAAAAAATTATTGGAAAGAGCGGAAAGAGAAGGAACCATACTTCTTTTTTTGGATGAGATTCATCGATTCAGCGCTTCGCAACAGGACAGCCTTTTAAAGGGTGTGGAGACCGGTCATCTCGTTCTGATCGGAGCTACGACCGAGAATCCTGCGTTCCGAATCACAAGACCTCTTTTGTCTAGATGCCAGATTCTTAAAATAGAACCTTTGAGTTTGGAAGAACAGTCTTCGCTTTTAGAAAGAGGTCTCTCGAATCTTTCTCCTCCGATCCGGCTGACGGAAGATGCGAAGGATACGTTGATTCGATTCTCCGGAGGGGACGGGAGAAAACTTCTTTCCAACTTGGAAGGAATCAGTTTTAGTTTTCCGCCCGAATCCGAAATATCAAAAACGGATATCGAAGAATATCTGGAGAGCAGGGTGATCGAATACGATAAGAGTGGAGAATCGCACTACGACGTCATCTCCGCTTTTATCAAGTCGGTGCGAGGAAGCGATCCGGATGCCGCGTTATACTACCTGGCCGTTTTACTCGAAGGCGGAGAAGATCCGCTTTTTATTATGCGAAGACTGATCATTCTCGCGAGCGAGGATATCGGAAACGCATCGGTGAACGGTTTGCCATTGGCAGTTTCCGGTTTGCACGCGCTCGAGGCGATCGGGATGCCGGAAGGACGATTGATTCTTGCACACGTGACTACCTTTCTTGCTTCTTGTCCGAAGTCGAACGCGAGTTATCGAGGAATCGGAGCGGCTTTGTCCTTCGTGAGAGAACACGGAACTGCAATCAAAATTCCGAATCGTCTGAGAAACGCTCCTACCTTTCTTCATAAAAAAGAAGGAGCTTCTCAGGGTTATTTATATCCGCACGATTTCGGCGGATTTAAGGAACAAAATTATTTCCCGGACGAGATTGCAGAGAAACCTCCGCGTTTTTACTTTCCGACCGGAAACGGAATGGAGTTAAAACTCAAAGAGTATCTGGAAAAGGTTTGGGAAAAAGCGAGTTGGAAGAAGGGAAGTTGA
- a CDS encoding EAL domain-containing response regulator: MNGNEIPKKESGDSKPVILLVDDELIILRGLKEQLKLAFGKDYDIETAEDAESAWEILEEYMASGIDIPVVICDQVMPGVKGDELLIRIHNRNPDIRKIMLTGQASADAVGNALNHANLYRYLSKPWDSNDLILTIREALKSYFKDVSLLDLNQKLEKTLLYDRETDLPNLESLRRELEEKEGKKIPSTLSVIRIESSTSTTHHFGVGVYHKVLNRFLNFLSTFLGKSGRLFHLYQDEVAVLSDVEESKFHSLLVAFRILLRSEYLEADGISFRINVSIGLATDYSALYYKARIAMMNAAQNRELELMQYSNSMEEGDQYQINLVLGRKLNDAINAGDVIPFFQGIYDNKLEKITKFECLARIQEGNEVFSPASFISIARSTGVIRRLTPIMIEKSIRYFSKHPEYSFSVNISESDLEKKGFTLWVMSRLQHYGIPPERLTLEILETDRLTGGDRGLETIKELKEYGCKIAIDDFGVDQSNFERLMEIDPDFIKIDGKFIQGIHLSRTPLLLTSAMTEMAHRIGAKVIAEFVAGKEEFDTVRSLGVEYCQGYYIMEPSPEILPVPKVSL, encoded by the coding sequence ATGAACGGAAACGAAATTCCTAAGAAAGAAAGCGGAGATTCTAAGCCTGTTATACTTTTGGTCGACGACGAATTGATCATTCTGAGAGGGCTCAAGGAACAACTCAAACTCGCGTTCGGAAAAGACTACGATATCGAGACGGCCGAAGATGCGGAGTCCGCTTGGGAAATTTTGGAAGAATATATGGCGAGCGGGATCGACATTCCGGTCGTGATCTGCGATCAAGTGATGCCGGGTGTGAAAGGTGATGAACTTCTCATTCGCATCCACAATCGAAATCCGGACATTCGTAAGATCATGCTTACCGGCCAAGCCTCCGCCGATGCCGTAGGAAACGCTTTGAATCACGCGAATTTATATCGTTATCTTTCTAAACCTTGGGACTCCAACGATTTGATTCTTACGATTCGAGAGGCGCTCAAATCGTATTTCAAAGACGTTTCTCTTTTGGACCTCAATCAGAAATTGGAGAAGACGCTTCTTTATGATAGGGAAACGGATCTCCCCAATTTAGAAAGTCTGCGTAGGGAATTGGAGGAAAAGGAAGGTAAAAAAATTCCTTCCACTTTATCCGTGATTCGTATCGAATCCTCCACTTCGACCACGCATCATTTCGGCGTCGGCGTTTATCATAAGGTTCTCAACCGATTCTTAAATTTCCTTTCGACGTTTTTAGGAAAGTCGGGGAGATTGTTCCATCTTTATCAAGACGAAGTGGCTGTTCTTTCCGACGTCGAAGAAAGTAAATTCCATTCTCTTTTGGTCGCCTTCCGAATTCTTCTCCGATCGGAATATCTGGAAGCGGACGGAATTTCTTTCCGAATCAACGTTTCCATCGGATTGGCCACCGACTATTCCGCGTTATACTATAAAGCGAGGATCGCGATGATGAATGCGGCTCAAAACAGGGAACTTGAGCTGATGCAGTATTCAAACTCGATGGAAGAAGGGGATCAGTATCAAATCAATCTTGTTTTGGGCAGAAAACTCAACGATGCGATTAACGCCGGTGATGTGATTCCCTTTTTTCAGGGGATCTACGACAACAAATTGGAGAAGATTACAAAGTTCGAATGTCTCGCAAGAATTCAAGAAGGGAACGAGGTTTTTTCTCCCGCGAGTTTTATCTCCATTGCAAGATCCACCGGAGTGATTCGACGTTTAACTCCGATCATGATCGAAAAATCGATTCGTTACTTTTCAAAACATCCCGAATATTCGTTTTCCGTAAACATTTCCGAATCCGATCTGGAAAAAAAAGGGTTCACACTTTGGGTGATGAGTCGTCTTCAACACTACGGAATTCCTCCGGAAAGATTGACTCTCGAAATTTTAGAAACCGATCGACTTACCGGAGGCGACCGGGGTTTGGAAACGATCAAAGAGCTGAAGGAATACGGTTGTAAAATCGCCATAGACGACTTCGGGGTCGATCAATCCAATTTCGAACGACTAATGGAGATCGATCCCGACTTCATCAAAATCGACGGCAAGTTCATCCAAGGGATTCACTTGAGCCGAACTCCTTTGCTTCTTACCTCTGCAATGACGGAAATGGCGCATCGAATCGGCGCGAAGGTCATCGCGGAGTTCGTCGCTGGGAAAGAAGAATTTGACACGGTACGATCCCTAGGGGTGGAATATTGTCAGGGTTATTATATCATGGAACCTTCTCCCGAAATTCTTCCGGTTCCAAAAGTTTCGCTTTAA